Proteins found in one Triticum aestivum cultivar Chinese Spring chromosome 4D, IWGSC CS RefSeq v2.1, whole genome shotgun sequence genomic segment:
- the LOC123099040 gene encoding probable low-specificity L-threonine aldolase 1, whose translation MATKVVDLRSDTVTKPSEAMRAAMAAADVDDDVLGADPTACRFEAEMARIMGKEAALFVPSGTMANLISVLAHCDARGSEVILGDDSHIHVYEHGGISTLGGVHPRTVPNNPDGTMDVDRIVAAIRSTDGALYYPTTRLICLENTHGNSGGKCLTVEYTDKVGEVAKAHGLKLHIDGARIFNASVALGVPVDRLVRAADSVSVCLSKGIGAPVGSVIVGSKAFIQKAKILRKTLGGGMRQVGVLCAAAEVGVRDTLGKLADDHRKAKVLADGLKKIKHFTVDLTSVETNMVFFDMADPRITPAKLCQALKQRSVLAMPTSSKSVRFVVHYQISDGDIQYTLKCIEEAVEEMLACDAKSERCSTNGTS comes from the exons ATGGCGACCAAGGTGGTGGACCTGCGCTCCGACACGGTGACCAAGCCGTCGGAGGCCATGCGGGCGGCCATGGCCGCGGCGGACGTGGACGACGACGTGCTGGGCGCCGACCCGACGGCCTGCCGCTTCGAGGCGGAGATGGCGCGGATCATGGGCAAGGAGGCTGCCCTGTTCGTCCCCTCGGGCACCATGGCCAACCTCATCTCCGTCCTCGCGCACTGCGACGCCAGGGGCAGCGAGGTCATCCTCGGCGACGACTcccacatccacgtctacgagcacgGCGGCATCTCCACCCTCGGCGGCGTCCACCCCAGGACCGTCCCCAACAACCCCGACGGCACCATGGACGTCGACAGGATCGTCGCCGCCATCCGGAGCACGGACGGGGCGCTCTACTACCCCACCACCAGGCTCATCTGCTTGGAGAACACCCATGGAAA TTCTGGTGGGAAGTGTCTGACTGTAGAATACACTGACAAGGTTGGGGAAGTTGCAAAGGCTCATGGCCTGAAGCTTCATATCGACGGAGCTCGTATCTTCAATGCTTCCGTG GCACTTGGAGTTCCCGTCGACAGACTCGTGAGAGCTGCGGATTCAGTTTCG GTATGCCTGTCGAAAGGGATAGGTGCTCCTGTTGGATCAGTTATTGTTGGCTCCAAGGCCTTCATACAAAAG GCTAAAATTCTTAGGAAGACGCTAGGTGGTGGAATGAGGCAGGTAGGAGTCCTTTGTGCTGCTGCTGAAGTCGGTGTTCGCGACACCTTAGGCAAGCTTGCCGATGACCATCGGAAGGCTAAAGTTTTAGCAG ATGGACTGAAGAAAATCAAACATTTCACAGTTGATTTGACTTCAGTGGAGACCAATATG GTGTTCTTTGATATGGCGGATCCGCGCATAACACCTGCCAAACTGTGTCAAGCCCTGAAACAGCGCAGTGTGCTTGCAATGCCAACAAGCTCCAAGAG CGTCAGATTCGTCGTCCACTACCAAATTTCAGACGGCGACATCCAGTATACTTTAAAATGTATCGAG GAAGCCGTGGAGGAAATGCTGGCATGCGACGCCAAATCGGAGCGTTGTTCGACCAACGGCACTAGCTAG